The following are encoded in a window of Onthophagus taurus isolate NC chromosome 3, IU_Otau_3.0, whole genome shotgun sequence genomic DNA:
- the LOC111417762 gene encoding poly(ADP-ribose) glycohydrolase-like produces the protein MEKSWLGVSLEELCDGKGAYSFSVSPVSPSKYHTVLYELPVDLKTPPKPHRNFTNHHWDDDHVKMPYSPKNYFLFKNENNEEILKSRWGTMIEAFSKTITSSYEFEAAVRSYQPILPKFDALHYLFNEVISEEESELFFKNMLPEIVNLAIKLPEILPGNLPILKKEQNHSISLSQLQIASLTANAFLCTFPHHKDASPLCPGFNFYRLFAANQRPKRVNCVSEKLKCIFHYFRRILSTTPCGIVTFERKHVRRNQVARWDRLENLLSTTKIHICSSGTIEDGSGCLQVDFANKFVGGGVLGYGCVQEEIRYIICPELIVSRLFTEELGMTEALVITGVERYSKYSGYGDTFAWSGNFEDNTPFDLYGRRKTTVVAIDAVKFNRPYDQFNSSLILRELNKAYVGFHSHCDNKLAPVATGNWGCGAFKGDPKLKFLIQLMACNVTHRNMVYYTFKDEELRDTIHKIYSFLTNHSVKIFELWRLLCRFTVAQEKQENFVSFIQKSYLEVKKQPSIKQFFTPIMFKNSKSEVKEKVGEASMKIPDAQATEPSVDEKMEIDVDTVKIDFGCDNDNEIDNDIVDAAPVENKEPKKSKIK, from the exons atggaaaaatctTGGTTGGGTGTTAGTTTAGAAGAATTGTGTGATGGAAAAGGAGCTTACTCGTTTAGCGTTTCACCTGTGTCACCTTCAAAATATCACACGGTTCTTTATGAACTTCCCGTTGATCTTAAAACACCTCCAAAACCACATAGAAATTTTACGAATCATCATTGGGATGACGATCATGTTAAAATGCCTTATTCgcccaaaaattattttttatttaaaaat GAGAATAACGAAGAAATCTTAAAATCAAGATGGGGTACAATGATAGAGGccttttcaaaaacgattacTTCAAGTTATGAATTTGAAGCAGCTGTAAGGAGTTATCAGCCAATTTTACCTAAATTTGATGCATTGCATTATTTGTTTAATGag gtaataagtgaagaagaaagtgaattgttttttaaaaacatgcTCCCAGAAATCGTGAACCTTGCTATAAAACTACCAGAAATTCTTCCTGGAAATTTACcaatattgaaaaaagaacaaaatcaTTCGATTAGTTTGAGTCAATTACAAATTGCTTCTTTAACGGCGAATGCATTTTTATGTACATTTCCTCATCATAAAGATGCATCTCCTTTATGTCcaggatttaatttttatag attattCGCTGCGAATCAACGACCAAAGCGAGTTAATTGTGTCAGCGAAAAACTCAAATGCATCTTTCATTATTTTCGACGAATTTTATCGACaa cTCCTTGTGGAATAGTAACTTTTGAAAGAAAACACGTAAGAAGAAACCAAGTTGCAAGATGGGATCGATTGGAAAACCTTTtaagtacaacaaaaattcatatttgtagCTCAGGAACCATAGAAGATGGCTCAGGATGTTTACAAGTTGATTTTGCAAACAA ATTTGTAGGTGGAGGAGTTTTAGGCTATGGTTGCGTCCAAGAAGAAATAAGATACATAATTTGCCCTGAATTAATCGTAAGTCGGTTATTTACTGAAGAATTAGGCATGACAGAGGCCCTCGTTATCACAG gaGTTGAGCGATACAGTAAATATAGCGGATACGGAGATACATTCGCTTGGAGCGGTAATTTCGAAGATAACACCCCATTCGATTTATACGGAAGACGAAAAACAACCGTGGTAGCCATAGACGCTGTTAAATTTAACCGCCCTTACGATCAATTTAACTCCTCGTTAATACTCCGAGAATTAAACAAA GCTTATGTAGGGTTTCATTCGCATTGTGATAATAAACTTGCACCTGTTGCGACTGGAAATTGGGGTTGTGGTGCTTTTAAGGGTGAtccgaaattaaaatttctcatTCAATTAATGGCTTGTAACGTAACTCATAGGAATATGGTGTATTATACGTTTAAAGATGAAGAACTTCGCGACacaattcataaaatatattcGTTTTTAACGAATCATTCAGTAAAAATCt ttgaATTGTGGAGGTTATTATGTAGATTTACCGTCGCTcaagaaaaacaagaaaatttcgtatcatttatacaaaaaagttacCTAGAGGTGAAAAAACAACCGTCGATAAAGCAATTTTTCACCCCAATCATGTtcaaaaatagtaaaagtgaggttaaggaGAAAGTTGGTGAAGCTTCCATGAAAATCCCCGATGCCCAAGCGACAGAGCCCTCTGTTGATGAAAAGATGGAGATTGATGTTGACACcgtcaaaattgattttggatGTGATAATGATAACGAAATCGATAATGATATTGTTGATGCTGCCCctgttgaaaataaagaaccaaaaaaatcaaaaataaaatga